A genomic window from Accipiter gentilis chromosome 1, bAccGen1.1, whole genome shotgun sequence includes:
- the NDUFB3 gene encoding NADH dehydrogenase [ubiquinone] 1 beta subcomplex subunit 3 — MGHGNEHSHGHGKMELPDYRQWKIEGTPLEKVQERLAKRGLRDPWARNEAWRYMGGFAKPVTLTEVFTRGLKWGFAAFVIALGIEYTLFPPKKNGGHH; from the exons ATGGGGCATGGAAATGAACACAGCCATGGCCATGGCAAAATGGAACTCCCTGACTACAGGCAATGGAAGATAGAGGGTACTCCACTAGAGAAGGTCCAAGAAAGGCTAGCTAAACGGGGTCTTAGAGATCCGTGGGCTCG CAATGAAGCCTGGAGATATATGGGTGGCTTTGCAAAACCTGTCACCTTAACAGAAGTCTTTACTAGGGGACTCAAGTGGGGATTTGCAGCTTTCGTCATAGCTCTTGGCATTGAATATACGCTGTTTCCTCCAAAGAAGAATGGTGGCCATCACTGA